In one Spirosoma rigui genomic region, the following are encoded:
- a CDS encoding ABC transporter ATP-binding protein: protein MKVYKRLMAFAKPYGKFIIPFFFFTIISVFFNIFQFALIIPLLNFLFDPINTADAAKYASMPEFRLSGDYFKTIFYHLIYEFKTTNPIYALYFLAGMVVVAVVMTNLFRFLAQRCLLGARTLLVKRLREALFAKINHLHLGYFTKEHKGDLLSRLNGDVYAIEGVAASSIEVVFKEPYMLIGYFVALFLISPKLMLFTLVIIPVSAVGIAAVTKRLKKEAQDVQSSMGRMLTLMDETLMGMRIIRSFNATPFVLQRFSFENDFYRKASLEGFKRRELAPAFSEASGVFVVACILVFGGSLVLNSESNLQASSFIAFIAIFSQVIRPAKAIVVALTNIQQGQAAGERILELLDKPIEIEDKPDAIVLERFKRDVVFENVSFQYGDKPVLRNISFRMEKGRKIALVGPSGVGKSTIADLIPRFYEPTQGNVYIDGVDVSNYTMDSLRRQMSFVTQEIILFNDTIFNNIALGQPDARLEDVIAAAKVANAHAFIMDTEDGYNTNIGDRGVRLSGGQRQRLSIARAVFKQPSILILDEATSALDVESEKSVQEALDNLMEGRTTLVIAHRLSTIKEADEILIMEGGEIVERGNHYDLINRTDSVYKRLNNMQEILQ from the coding sequence ATGAAAGTGTATAAACGGCTCATGGCCTTTGCCAAGCCTTATGGAAAATTCATCATCCCGTTCTTTTTCTTTACCATTATCAGTGTGTTTTTCAACATCTTCCAGTTTGCGTTGATTATTCCACTGCTTAATTTTTTGTTCGATCCCATCAACACGGCCGATGCCGCCAAGTATGCATCGATGCCGGAGTTTCGCCTGTCCGGCGACTATTTTAAAACGATCTTCTACCACCTGATCTACGAGTTCAAAACCACCAATCCTATCTACGCCCTGTACTTCCTGGCGGGGATGGTCGTGGTTGCCGTGGTCATGACCAACCTGTTCCGGTTTTTGGCCCAACGCTGCCTGCTGGGGGCCCGCACACTGCTCGTCAAACGGCTGCGCGAAGCGCTGTTTGCCAAAATAAACCACTTACACCTGGGTTACTTCACCAAAGAGCACAAGGGCGATCTGCTTTCCCGGCTCAACGGCGACGTTTACGCGATTGAAGGGGTGGCGGCCAGCTCGATTGAGGTAGTGTTTAAGGAGCCTTACATGCTGATCGGCTATTTTGTGGCGCTCTTTCTGATTTCGCCCAAGCTGATGCTATTTACGCTCGTCATCATCCCCGTATCGGCGGTTGGGATTGCCGCCGTCACCAAGCGACTCAAGAAAGAAGCCCAGGACGTCCAGTCGTCGATGGGGCGCATGCTCACACTCATGGATGAGACGTTAATGGGTATGCGGATCATCCGGTCGTTCAACGCAACACCATTTGTCCTTCAGCGTTTCAGCTTCGAAAACGATTTTTACCGGAAAGCCAGTCTGGAAGGCTTTAAACGGCGGGAGCTGGCTCCCGCTTTTTCCGAGGCATCGGGGGTCTTCGTCGTAGCGTGTATTCTGGTTTTTGGCGGTAGCCTGGTCCTCAACAGCGAGAGTAACCTGCAGGCCAGTTCGTTCATTGCGTTCATCGCCATTTTTTCCCAGGTGATCCGGCCGGCCAAGGCAATTGTGGTTGCCCTCACCAACATCCAGCAGGGACAGGCCGCCGGCGAGCGAATTCTGGAACTGCTCGACAAACCAATCGAGATCGAGGATAAACCCGATGCCATTGTGCTGGAACGGTTTAAACGGGACGTCGTCTTTGAAAACGTCAGTTTCCAGTATGGCGACAAACCCGTTCTCCGAAATATCAGCTTCCGGATGGAGAAAGGCCGGAAGATTGCGCTCGTTGGTCCATCGGGCGTCGGTAAATCAACCATTGCCGATCTGATTCCCCGCTTCTACGAACCCACCCAGGGGAATGTCTATATTGATGGTGTTGATGTCAGCAACTACACGATGGACTCCCTGCGCCGGCAGATGAGCTTTGTTACCCAGGAAATTATTCTCTTTAACGATACGATCTTTAATAATATCGCGCTCGGGCAGCCGGACGCGCGCCTGGAAGACGTCATAGCTGCGGCCAAAGTAGCCAACGCTCATGCCTTCATCATGGACACCGAAGACGGGTATAACACCAACATCGGAGACCGGGGGGTACGGCTGAGTGGTGGCCAGCGCCAGCGGCTGAGTATTGCCCGGGCGGTATTCAAGCAGCCCTCCATCCTTATTCTGGACGAAGCCACATCGGCGCTGGATGTCGAATCTGAAAAGTCCGTTCAGGAAGCGCTGGACAACCTGATGGAAGGCCGGACTACGCTTGTTATTGCCCACCGGCTGAGCACCATCAAGGAAGCCGACGAGATTCTGATTATGGAAGGGGGTGAAATCGTTGAACGGGGTAACCACTACGACCTGATCAACCGGACCGATAGCGTCTACAAGCGTCTGAACAACATGCAGGAGATTCTGCAATAA
- a CDS encoding glycosyltransferase family 4 protein, producing the protein MKRIAFVVQRYGVEVNGGAEYYCRLMAERLANTYDVDVLTSCALEYITWANWYPAERVTINGVQVHRFATKHERLVKEGARAEHKLKKWSRPEESQGLGRLKMLARALVGKSIRRYSRLWAKYQGPYTPDLIDYLKQNHQQYDALIFITYLYYPTIAGLNVAPHKSIFIPTAHDEVPIYLPVFRPLFQKPRAILFLTPAERSFVHQLFQNESIRNDVVGVGIEPAKTYSDKSAAELLSASLPGSVAPDAAVNYLLYIGRIDTAKGCDTMFELFIRYKAEQPSDVKLVLVGQAFMPIPEHPDLLPVGFVDEPTKATLLQNAQALLMPSPYESLSMVTLESFAVGIPVVATAECAVLRDHIVGSQAGLLYQSYADFKTAIDQILTQDSSVMAARGRAYVDQYYTWSTVLAKFDDAVNYVAG; encoded by the coding sequence ATGAAGAGAATAGCGTTTGTTGTACAGCGTTACGGCGTAGAAGTGAACGGAGGGGCCGAATACTATTGTCGGCTGATGGCCGAGCGACTGGCGAATACCTACGACGTTGATGTGCTGACCAGTTGTGCGCTTGAATACATTACCTGGGCTAACTGGTATCCGGCCGAGCGGGTAACCATCAACGGTGTTCAGGTTCACCGGTTTGCCACGAAACACGAGCGCCTGGTTAAAGAGGGTGCCCGGGCTGAACACAAACTCAAAAAGTGGTCCAGGCCGGAGGAGAGCCAGGGATTGGGCCGGTTAAAGATGCTGGCGCGGGCGCTGGTAGGCAAGAGCATTCGGCGGTACAGCCGCTTGTGGGCAAAATACCAGGGACCGTACACCCCCGACCTGATCGATTACCTGAAACAAAATCATCAGCAGTATGATGCGCTTATCTTCATTACCTACCTCTATTACCCCACCATTGCTGGTCTGAACGTAGCGCCCCACAAGTCAATTTTTATTCCGACGGCCCACGATGAGGTGCCGATCTACCTGCCTGTATTTCGGCCATTGTTTCAAAAGCCCCGCGCTATTCTGTTTTTAACGCCCGCCGAACGAAGCTTTGTCCACCAGCTTTTCCAGAATGAGTCGATTCGCAATGACGTTGTGGGCGTGGGTATAGAACCCGCCAAAACGTACTCAGACAAAAGCGCAGCCGAACTATTGTCAGCCAGCCTGCCGGGGTCGGTAGCGCCCGATGCAGCTGTCAATTACCTGCTTTATATCGGACGGATTGATACGGCAAAGGGCTGCGATACGATGTTCGAGCTGTTTATTCGGTACAAAGCCGAGCAGCCCTCAGACGTGAAGCTGGTGTTGGTCGGGCAGGCATTCATGCCCATTCCGGAACACCCGGACCTGCTGCCGGTTGGCTTTGTCGATGAGCCCACAAAAGCGACGCTGCTACAAAACGCCCAGGCCCTACTAATGCCATCGCCCTACGAAAGCCTGTCGATGGTGACGCTGGAAAGCTTTGCCGTGGGCATTCCTGTCGTTGCCACCGCCGAATGTGCCGTCCTGCGCGATCACATTGTGGGGAGCCAGGCGGGGCTTCTGTATCAAAGCTATGCCGACTTCAAAACCGCTATCGATCAGATTTTAACCCAGGATTCATCGGTTATGGCCGCCAGGGGACGCGCCTATGTCGATCAGTACTATACCTGGTCGACTGTGCTGGCCAAATTCGACGACGCTGTTAACTACGTTGCCGGGTAA
- a CDS encoding glycosyltransferase produces the protein MLKQLFARRIRVSYGITVCNEAVELERLILFLLLHKDPRDQIVVLQDSTQPDAWVSDLLNRYRHKITYQSARLDGDFATFKNNLLRLATGDYLFQIDADEVPTETLLRSLKSVLQKHKQADCLAIPRINLVKGLTQAWIDAWQWQVDSQGRINYPDYQVRIFRLNQRIRWKNKVHEELEGQQHCHFLPADTDDFCLLHLKDIDRQKRQNDFYQSLG, from the coding sequence ATGCTTAAGCAGTTGTTTGCCCGCCGAATCCGGGTGTCGTATGGCATTACCGTTTGCAACGAAGCCGTGGAACTGGAGCGGCTGATTCTTTTTTTACTGCTCCACAAAGACCCACGGGATCAGATCGTGGTCTTGCAGGACAGCACCCAGCCTGATGCGTGGGTGTCCGACCTGCTGAACAGATACCGGCATAAAATAACGTATCAGTCCGCACGGCTCGACGGTGATTTTGCTACGTTCAAGAACAACCTGCTGCGCCTGGCAACGGGCGACTATCTGTTTCAGATTGACGCCGATGAGGTGCCGACCGAGACGCTGCTCCGGTCCCTGAAAAGTGTACTCCAAAAACATAAGCAGGCCGATTGCCTGGCCATACCGCGCATCAATCTGGTTAAAGGGCTGACCCAGGCGTGGATCGACGCCTGGCAGTGGCAGGTCGACAGCCAGGGGCGTATCAACTACCCGGACTATCAGGTCCGTATCTTCAGGCTGAACCAGCGAATCCGATGGAAAAACAAAGTGCACGAAGAGTTGGAAGGCCAGCAGCACTGCCATTTTTTGCCCGCCGACACGGATGATTTCTGCCTGCTGCATCTGAAGGATATTGACCGACAGAAAAGGCAGAATGACTTTTACCAGTCGCTCGGATGA
- a CDS encoding DUF4139 domain-containing protein: protein MNRFIPAVVLAHLIYSVSIAQVSREQPDGEQRIDAKLEQVTVFLTRAQLSARATATVNAGTTRLIIENAPAQTDPQSIQVAGKGDAVIQGVQFRTNFLTKASKPASLQRLEDSLRINREAYEALTVQEDVLQEEKKLILANKQVGGKDAGATVKQITDMAAFYRERLTKIGQELLVLNRRMVEQKKHVDRLEAQVKEQNAKRERPVGEIEVTLTARSRTTIDLNLNYIVGNAGWTPVYDVRVRDTKSSASLAYKAQVYQNTGFDWQNVRLTLSTANPALPGSQPELGTDYVGFYEPKPPVVLPNVSVGYEGVRRSMKTMSADEAAAAPAQLETTASVTQAVDQPTNVSFVIAIPYTILTNGRSQLVDIQTSDLPATYRYELTPKLDTDAFLTAQITGWDKLNLLNGVARVYFEGTFVGESQVILAEAKDTLSLSLGRDKRIIAKREQIEDVNSRKTLGSNQREGHAYRISLRNTRQEPVSLTVYDQIPVSTDSRIDVSLTDAGGAELNPETGKLTYRVTLQPGENRALSFRYEIKYPKGRTLTQ, encoded by the coding sequence ATGAATCGATTCATCCCGGCAGTAGTTCTTGCCCATCTTATCTACAGTGTTAGTATCGCCCAGGTTAGCCGTGAGCAGCCCGACGGCGAACAACGTATTGACGCCAAACTCGAGCAGGTGACGGTTTTTCTGACCCGCGCCCAGCTTTCGGCCCGGGCTACGGCTACCGTCAACGCCGGTACCACCCGACTGATCATTGAGAACGCCCCCGCCCAGACCGATCCACAGAGTATTCAGGTGGCGGGTAAGGGCGATGCAGTTATACAGGGTGTTCAGTTTCGTACCAACTTCCTGACCAAAGCCAGCAAACCGGCGTCGCTGCAACGGCTGGAAGATTCGCTGCGCATCAACCGTGAAGCCTATGAGGCTCTCACTGTGCAGGAAGATGTTTTACAGGAAGAGAAAAAGCTGATTCTGGCCAACAAACAGGTGGGCGGAAAGGACGCGGGGGCGACGGTGAAACAGATCACTGATATGGCCGCTTTTTACCGCGAACGGCTCACCAAAATTGGCCAGGAGCTACTCGTACTGAACCGCCGGATGGTGGAGCAGAAAAAACACGTCGACCGACTCGAGGCTCAGGTGAAGGAGCAGAACGCCAAACGCGAACGCCCCGTGGGTGAAATAGAAGTGACACTCACTGCCCGCAGCCGAACAACGATCGACCTGAACCTCAACTACATCGTAGGAAATGCAGGCTGGACACCCGTCTACGACGTTCGGGTGCGCGACACCAAAAGCTCCGCTTCACTGGCCTACAAAGCGCAGGTTTACCAGAATACCGGCTTCGACTGGCAGAACGTCCGGCTGACACTGTCGACGGCGAACCCGGCGCTACCCGGCTCTCAACCCGAACTGGGAACCGACTACGTTGGCTTTTACGAGCCGAAGCCGCCGGTTGTACTACCCAATGTCAGCGTGGGTTACGAGGGCGTACGCCGTAGTATGAAAACCATGAGCGCCGACGAAGCTGCGGCAGCCCCCGCTCAGCTGGAAACGACGGCCAGCGTCACCCAGGCCGTCGATCAGCCCACCAACGTAAGCTTCGTCATTGCCATTCCGTATACGATTCTGACGAACGGGCGGTCGCAGCTGGTCGATATTCAGACCTCCGACCTGCCTGCTACGTACCGCTACGAACTGACGCCCAAACTGGATACCGATGCCTTCCTGACGGCGCAGATTACGGGCTGGGATAAATTGAATCTGCTTAACGGCGTTGCCCGGGTTTATTTTGAAGGTACGTTCGTCGGCGAATCGCAGGTGATCCTGGCCGAAGCAAAAGATACGTTGTCGCTCTCATTGGGACGCGACAAACGAATCATTGCCAAACGCGAGCAGATCGAAGATGTGAACAGCCGCAAAACGCTGGGCAGCAACCAGCGCGAAGGCCACGCCTACCGGATCAGCCTGCGTAATACCCGTCAGGAGCCCGTTAGCCTGACCGTTTATGACCAGATCCCCGTCTCGACCGACAGCCGGATTGATGTATCGCTGACCGACGCGGGCGGTGCCGAACTGAACCCGGAAACCGGTAAGTTAACGTACCGTGTGACGTTGCAGCCCGGCGAAAACCGCGCTCTGTCGTTCCGCTACGAAATTAAGTATCCCAAAGGCCGAACATTGACGCAATAA
- a CDS encoding glycosyltransferase family 2 protein, producing the protein MTAPASASSTTRTFSLLVGLKNNLAYSKYFYARTRALYPAVELVFVSFNSVDGTHQWLDSLQDEHVRYYYENRDRTLSDTYNKCIELATSDYVIFAHNDMVLAPGFIEELTTLQTDRRVIFYTTIEPPIFADDPRPGKIIQDFGRDIDTFQQRAFFQFVAAERQRNTQAGQSVVATQKGILFLTASRKVLLDMGGLDPLFNPMFCEDDDLVVRFRLNGMEMCVALNAVCYHFVSKTSRFSAEYTHRTSQIERQSVRNFIRKWGFATSATVQHRYDIGLILTNGDAAVLGELEPWVATVYTDLDPVSYVQQEQPYTRIDLSRKIKPLTATRTNGILVSLDARRATATQRQQIAFLVEIIHHRLHKPRSPWKRLWRRIVPTFTWQGYRIRIIDPTTSEARLIHKKLTYA; encoded by the coding sequence ATGACAGCGCCCGCATCTGCCAGCAGTACCACTCGGACATTCTCCCTGTTGGTTGGCCTGAAAAATAATCTGGCCTATTCGAAGTATTTCTATGCCCGGACGCGCGCACTCTATCCAGCCGTTGAGCTTGTCTTTGTCAGTTTCAACAGCGTGGACGGTACGCATCAGTGGCTCGATTCGCTGCAGGATGAGCATGTCAGGTACTACTACGAAAACCGTGACCGTACCCTGTCTGATACCTACAATAAGTGTATCGAACTGGCTACATCCGACTATGTCATCTTCGCGCACAACGATATGGTGCTGGCACCTGGCTTCATTGAGGAATTGACAACGCTGCAGACGGATCGGCGGGTTATTTTTTACACGACCATAGAGCCACCCATCTTCGCGGATGATCCGCGCCCGGGAAAAATCATTCAGGACTTCGGGAGGGATATCGATACGTTTCAGCAGCGGGCGTTTTTTCAGTTTGTGGCGGCTGAACGGCAGCGAAACACCCAGGCTGGCCAGTCGGTCGTTGCTACCCAGAAGGGTATTCTCTTTTTGACCGCGTCCCGGAAGGTACTGCTGGACATGGGGGGCCTCGACCCGCTGTTTAATCCTATGTTCTGCGAAGACGACGACTTGGTAGTACGGTTCCGGCTGAACGGCATGGAGATGTGCGTTGCGTTGAACGCGGTATGTTATCATTTCGTGAGCAAGACATCCCGGTTTTCGGCCGAGTATACGCACCGGACCAGCCAGATCGAAAGGCAATCTGTTCGAAACTTCATTCGCAAGTGGGGTTTTGCCACTAGCGCTACCGTCCAGCACCGGTACGACATTGGGCTGATTCTGACCAATGGTGACGCGGCCGTATTGGGTGAACTGGAGCCCTGGGTGGCAACGGTCTATACCGATCTTGATCCGGTGTCCTACGTCCAGCAGGAGCAACCGTATACCCGTATCGATCTGTCCCGTAAAATAAAGCCGCTAACGGCAACGCGGACCAATGGCATTCTGGTATCGCTGGATGCCCGCCGGGCCACCGCCACCCAGCGGCAGCAGATTGCGTTCTTGGTCGAGATCATCCATCACCGGCTCCACAAACCGCGGTCGCCGTGGAAGCGGTTGTGGCGTCGTATAGTCCCGACATTTACCTGGCAGGGGTACCGTATTCGAATCATTGATCCCACTACGTCCGAAGCGCGACTGATTCATAAAAAACTGACCTATGCTTAA
- a CDS encoding glycosyltransferase family 4 protein — protein MNKIIFDCERMKYANTGLYYFCLNLGRALMQHSTQEKISVFMPSHVPSTFGPSVPTLPQQSLQKFFMPSVSQYHLWHCTYQSSNYLPRRNRKIKVLLTIHDLNFLYEDMPDRKKTRNLRHLQENINRSNAIVCISEFTRNDVLTYCDVGNRPVHVIYNGTNGLTKPILEEKSYRPAVPFLFNIGTIVRQKNQHRILPLLQSNPSMELVLAGRHGDKTYANFIRQQASELNVQDRTHLINEVTEGEKSWYYHNCQALVMPSLAEGFGLPITEAMSVGKPVFLSKHTAMTEIGKDLAFYFQDFNNMHTDFQAGMSHYNKAGSHIQEAMKAYSATFNWEDSARKYLDVYRSLLG, from the coding sequence ATGAATAAGATCATCTTCGACTGCGAACGAATGAAGTACGCCAATACGGGCCTGTACTACTTTTGTCTCAATTTGGGAAGAGCCCTGATGCAGCACAGCACGCAGGAAAAAATATCGGTTTTCATGCCGAGCCACGTACCCTCTACGTTTGGCCCATCGGTACCCACGCTACCCCAGCAGTCGCTGCAAAAGTTTTTCATGCCCTCGGTCAGCCAGTACCATTTATGGCATTGCACGTACCAGAGCTCGAATTACCTGCCCCGTCGCAACAGGAAGATCAAGGTGTTGCTGACCATTCATGACCTCAACTTCCTTTACGAGGATATGCCGGACCGGAAGAAAACCCGGAACCTCAGGCACCTGCAGGAAAACATCAACCGAAGCAATGCCATCGTGTGCATTTCTGAATTTACCCGCAATGATGTACTCACATACTGTGATGTGGGGAACCGGCCGGTGCATGTGATCTACAACGGCACCAACGGGCTCACCAAGCCTATACTGGAAGAAAAATCGTACCGCCCGGCCGTTCCTTTTCTGTTCAACATCGGTACCATCGTCCGGCAGAAAAACCAGCATCGCATCCTGCCATTGCTGCAGAGTAACCCTTCAATGGAACTGGTACTGGCGGGACGGCACGGCGACAAAACCTACGCAAACTTTATTCGGCAGCAGGCGTCGGAGCTGAACGTTCAGGACCGGACACACCTGATCAATGAAGTGACAGAAGGCGAAAAATCCTGGTACTATCACAACTGCCAGGCCCTGGTCATGCCATCGCTCGCCGAAGGCTTTGGTTTACCCATTACCGAAGCCATGTCCGTTGGCAAGCCCGTATTTTTATCGAAGCACACGGCCATGACCGAAATCGGGAAAGACCTCGCTTTTTATTTTCAGGATTTCAACAACATGCATACTGATTTTCAGGCCGGGATGTCGCACTACAACAAAGCGGGCAGTCACATCCAGGAAGCAATGAAAGCGTACAGTGCTACGTTCAACTGGGAAGACTCGGCTCGTAAATACCTGGACGTTTACCGATCTTTGCTCGGGTAA
- a CDS encoding NAD(P)/FAD-dependent oxidoreductase, with translation MQDVIIIGGGLAGLVSALELARAGHAVTVVERKTYPFHKVCGEYVSNEVKPYVESLGVDLAGLGATTINRFQVSAPSGRLLESKLDLGGFGISRYRLDYELYQLGLLAGVQFQLGKQVDEVQFADNRFAVTSSDGITLSSRLVLGTFGKRTKLDKTLNRAFMQQPSPYIGVKYHVRVDLPDDVIALHNFSDGYCGMSAIEAGSYCVCYLTTRTNLRQHGSIPAMEEAILYQNPHLRSVFTSAQHLYDKPEVINEISFAPKRAVENHILMVGDSAGLITPLCGNGMAMAIHGAKFASELSGAFLRGQLTRQQLEQQYQRGWSQRFARRLWVGRTVQKLFGKPWLTEAGAWAFGVFRPALRTVMRQTHGDVINV, from the coding sequence AGGACGTTATTATCATTGGTGGAGGACTGGCCGGTTTGGTGAGTGCGCTGGAACTGGCCCGCGCGGGTCACGCCGTCACGGTTGTGGAACGGAAGACCTACCCCTTCCATAAAGTTTGTGGTGAATACGTATCCAATGAAGTCAAGCCCTATGTGGAGTCGCTGGGGGTCGATCTGGCGGGTTTGGGAGCAACGACTATCAACCGGTTTCAGGTGTCTGCCCCATCGGGACGGCTGCTCGAAAGTAAGCTGGACCTGGGTGGTTTTGGCATCAGCCGGTACCGGCTCGACTATGAGTTGTACCAGCTCGGCTTGCTGGCCGGGGTACAGTTCCAGTTGGGGAAACAGGTCGATGAGGTACAGTTTGCCGACAATCGGTTTGCGGTGACCAGCAGCGACGGTATTACTCTGAGCAGCCGGCTGGTGCTGGGTACGTTCGGCAAACGGACAAAACTGGACAAAACCCTCAACCGGGCGTTCATGCAACAGCCGTCGCCCTACATCGGCGTCAAATACCACGTCAGGGTCGACCTGCCCGACGATGTGATTGCCCTGCACAATTTTTCGGATGGCTACTGCGGCATGTCGGCCATTGAAGCGGGGAGCTACTGCGTGTGTTACCTGACCACCCGTACCAACCTGCGGCAGCATGGCAGTATCCCCGCCATGGAAGAAGCCATTCTGTACCAGAACCCGCACCTGCGTTCGGTCTTTACGTCTGCACAGCATCTGTATGACAAGCCGGAGGTGATCAACGAAATATCCTTCGCGCCAAAGCGGGCCGTGGAAAACCATATCCTGATGGTGGGTGATTCGGCGGGCCTCATTACCCCCCTCTGCGGCAACGGTATGGCCATGGCGATTCACGGGGCTAAGTTCGCCAGTGAGCTGTCGGGCGCTTTTTTGCGGGGCCAGCTCACTCGGCAGCAACTGGAGCAGCAGTACCAGCGGGGCTGGTCGCAGCGGTTTGCCCGGCGGCTGTGGGTAGGCCGTACCGTGCAGAAGCTGTTTGGCAAGCCGTGGCTTACCGAAGCGGGTGCCTGGGCGTTTGGCGTTTTCAGACCAGCGCTGCGCACGGTGATGCGGCAAACGCACGGCGATGTAATTAACGTATGA
- a CDS encoding glycosyltransferase family 4 protein — protein MKYSHSGLYHYCQHLGDHINQLLQAEEKPPVQMYLPPRRKLKLHTEPYHLVEQRWHKLFRPFLKDCLIWHAPFQSGRIIPNKKRYPHIKVVLTIHDLNVLHEGKPADVQQKSIAHTQSLIAQSDAIVCISEATRTDVLAHCDVGSKPIHVIYNGLNKVPQQVGEPVAYKPDRPFLLGIGYQNKKKNFHVLLPLLRSNPDLELLLAGHHDDPAYVDQMRQVAQRMGVADRLHLLGTVSEADKAWYLNHCQAFLHPSLAEGFGLPVIEAMQFGKPVFLSTTTSLPEIGGDAAFYFPDFEAETVQRVFEQGMAAYAQTPNAETVIQQHAARFTWEKSARQYVAVYNSLLS, from the coding sequence ATGAAGTATTCACATTCCGGGTTGTACCACTATTGCCAGCATCTCGGCGATCACATCAATCAGCTGCTCCAGGCCGAGGAAAAGCCCCCCGTGCAGATGTATTTGCCCCCCCGGCGCAAGCTGAAACTGCACACCGAGCCGTACCATCTGGTTGAGCAGCGCTGGCACAAGCTGTTCCGGCCCTTTCTGAAAGACTGCCTGATTTGGCACGCTCCCTTTCAATCCGGGCGGATCATCCCCAACAAAAAGCGCTATCCCCACATCAAAGTGGTGCTGACCATTCATGATTTGAACGTACTCCACGAAGGAAAGCCGGCCGACGTGCAGCAGAAAAGTATTGCCCATACGCAGTCGCTGATTGCTCAGAGTGACGCCATTGTCTGCATCTCGGAAGCCACCCGGACCGACGTCCTGGCTCACTGCGACGTTGGCAGCAAGCCCATACACGTGATCTATAATGGGTTGAACAAGGTGCCGCAACAGGTAGGCGAGCCTGTTGCCTACAAGCCTGACCGGCCGTTTTTGCTGGGCATTGGCTACCAGAACAAGAAAAAGAATTTTCACGTCCTGCTGCCGTTGCTTCGGTCAAATCCTGACCTGGAACTGCTCCTGGCGGGCCATCACGACGATCCGGCCTATGTCGACCAGATGCGGCAAGTGGCGCAACGTATGGGTGTGGCTGATCGGCTGCACCTGCTTGGAACTGTTTCTGAAGCCGACAAAGCGTGGTACCTGAACCATTGTCAGGCGTTTCTGCACCCCTCGCTGGCAGAAGGATTTGGGCTACCGGTTATTGAAGCGATGCAGTTTGGCAAGCCCGTGTTTTTGTCAACGACGACCTCATTACCGGAAATAGGGGGAGATGCCGCTTTTTACTTTCCTGATTTCGAAGCCGAAACGGTTCAGCGTGTTTTTGAACAGGGCATGGCTGCCTACGCGCAGACGCCGAACGCCGAAACTGTTATTCAGCAGCATGCGGCACGCTTTACGTGGGAGAAAAGTGCCCGGCAGTACGTTGCCGTTTATAATTCGCTATTAAGCTGA